CCAAATACAAGACCTTAGAGGTATAATTTTTTCAGTCTTATGTACTAGAAACATGAGGACTATATACTTATGTTTCATGATTTAATGCGACGTGCGTGCTGAAAAATCTCTTTTCTTCTTTGTCACAAGGAAATATCAGAGTTTACTGTCGAGTGAGACCTTTCCTTCCTGGAAAAGTAAGTTCCTCGAGCAGTGTTGCTGGAATAGAAGACAGAACCATCACACTTATGGTACCATCAAAATATGGAAAAGATGCAAAGAAGTCTTTTACTTTCAACAGTGTCTTTGGGCCCCTGGCCACACAAGGTTAAACTCACAAGTTGCTCCACTGAATTATTTGTTTGAAATTAGACCTTTTTTTTCGTTAAGTGACAAAATCTTTCAATTAGTGCAGAGGAGGTCTTTACAGACATGCAACCTTTGGTCCGTTCTGTTCTTGATGGCTTCAATGTTTGTATATTTGCATATGGTCAAACTGGATCGGGAAAGACCTTTACAATGGTGCTTGACCTGTCAACTATGTTACTTTTTACACGAGTATTGATACTTTTTGCAATATGAAAACATTGTTTTCTGGCTGCTGCAGAGTGGTCCCAAAATTTTGACAGAAGAAGGGCTCGGTGTCAACTACAGAGCACTAAATGATCTATTCAGTATCCAGGAGCAGAGGAAAGATACAATTTGTTACGAAATTGCTGTACAGATGATGGAGGTCTACAACGAGCAAGTGAGAGATCTCCTTCAGAATGGTGGAAACAAAAAATATCCTTTCGTACTGAGCCTTTTTTTCTGAAAGCAATTTCGTACTGAGCTTGATATTAATCCTGCTCTTAGATATCTTAACTTTTTTTTTGCATATATTGAACATCTATTTTATTTATGATATTGGACCTCCTTAACGACAAGAAACATTGGAAATTCGAAATAATTCTCAGAAAGGAATTGCAGTTCCAGATGCAAATGTGGTTCCAGTCACATCGACCTCTGATGTAATTGACTTGATGAATCTTGGCCAAAAGAATCGTGCAGTTTGCTCAACTGCCATGAATGACCGAAGTAGTCGCTCCCATAGGTTTGTTTGTTGCTTTTGCATTAGTGCCTCCAGTTCCAGGCATGATGTTGAACTTGGTGTTTTTCGCTGATGTTTGAGTAAACCGATTACAGCTGTCTGACTGTTCATGTTCAAGGACGAGATTTAACATCTGGAACAGTCCTAAGAGGTTGCATGCATCTTGTGGATCTAGCTGGCAGTGAAAGAGTTGATAAATCTGAAGTGGTAGGAGATAGATTAAAGGAGGCAGCGCACATAAACAAGTCACTGGCTGCACTAGGCGATGTGATTGCAGCCCTAGCCCAGAAAAGCACACATGTTCCTTACAGAAATAGCAAACTTACTCAACTATTACAAGACTCTCTTGGTAACTATCCAAAGCTCCATATCCTTGGTTTGCAACTTGTCGGCACCAAAAAAATGTGTTGTAAGTATTTTGTTTCCATTTTTCAGGAGGACAAGCGAAAACATTGATGTTTATTCACATAGCTCCAGAACCAGATGCTGTTAGTGAGTCCATAAGTACTTTGAAGTTTGCCGAGCGTGTTGCCACTATTGAGCTTGGAGCAGCCAAGTCAAACAAGGAAGGAGGAGAAGTCAGAGAGCTCAAAGAACAGGTTCGTCTATATGAACTCTGCTTCATGGCTTTCTTGAGTTCACAGGGCTTGTGACCAATATATTCTATGAAATTGTGCCTCATTACTTTCTTACTACAGATTGCTTGCCTCAGGGCAGCATTAGCTAGGAAAGATGGAGATCATGAGAGCATACGAAGCACTCAATCAAGCCCAGACATATATAGAATGAGAACGGGTAATGCATCACCTGCATCGAGGCACCCAATAGAAGATGGAAGTATAGAGGTATTCCTTTTTTTAGTCAAAATTTATGATATGGTCTTTTCCTTGGTCACAATTTGAATTGATCCATATTCATGGCTTGATACTTGTAATGGTGCTCAGAACGACTCAGCATTGGGAGATTTGGCTGAGCACTCACAGTTCGGGAGCAGCAATTCCCTGCCAGAGTTGGGACCTGATGGCACACAAGATCTAGCCTTCTACCAAAGAAGCAGCCCTGAACAGCAATGGAGCTGGTCTGGGTCTGTTGCAACAGAGGATTCCGATGATTTCGAGGTTGCAACTAATTGCTCGTCAGAGCTAGATTGTGTGAGACCATCTAGTGCCCCAAAAGCTTCAGGTTTAACAAATGGAGGGGGCTCAGCTGCAAGAAAGACCCAACTCAAAGGTGCAAAATGTTCAGACCTTAGGTAATCATCTACTCTAATTTATATCTTAAAATTAtgctagaaggtaactagcaaatgCTAAGATCAACTATTCTGACTATGCGGTTTTCTTTTTAATTACTTTAGAGTGAATCCCGCAAAAAGGTCATCGCCATTACAGAAAAAGCTGAGTGCACCCTCACCAACGCTAATCAAGAAGAGCGGTGCTGAAGGAAAGAAAACTCCAAATGGTAAAACAGGAACCAAGAAGTAAGCAATCCAGATGAAACTTGGTTTTGTTGTGACCAACTTCACCATGGTCAGGGACAGATAAACATGTTGATCCTACTGGGTGATACATTGATGTTTGACAGATGAATATGTCAGTCCTTTTGAGAGAGGTTGCTGGATCTTCAGCCATATGCTGTAAATCACTCGTTCATTTTTGTTGTAGTACACATAGAAAAGGTCAGAAAAACCTCGAGATTGGGAAGAAAATCATGACCACAAGGATATTTTAACCTTCTTCCTAATGTGCATATCTATCAGAGTTTAGTAAATTTTGATATGATGTATTCATGAGTAATGTCCAACCCTGTGATTGGTTGCTTGTAAATTTTTGTggtcttatttttggtttacacAACCACAAATAATATGTTAATAACAAGCCAAAAGAATGAAGATGCTAAGCATACATGACTTCACAAAAGAGGATAATCCATTGTGGGCGCAGCGGACGGTATCAATG
This sequence is a window from Miscanthus floridulus cultivar M001 chromosome 10, ASM1932011v1, whole genome shotgun sequence. Protein-coding genes within it:
- the LOC136487370 gene encoding kinesin-like protein KIN-14P, which produces MASPEQEAAVAAAVVEDVMRQQGGGCGGSGGGGDTVGSWRNLDIAWRKSEEAAIRRYEAANWLRRIVGVVCAKDLAEEPSEEEFRVGLRNGIILCNALNKIQPGAVPKVVEVPSDSTVPADGTALCAYQYFENVRNFLIGLQDLGLPTFEASDLEKGGQGVRVVDCVLALKLFCDAKQVGKQSPFKYGGIVKPLSAKYAIRKNNEPFTKVMMRSHSAELLRDGISLEQIGLDFSLEPTETTTPDSIRMLVQTVLSDKKPEEIPSVVESLLSKVINEFERRIASQSELVKDTMEQVKDTTDTNDRNSVLRIDSPFDTNVSKSLSRVDSTQVESTSPSDLEKATENIKMDEVEKNASSLTEDVSTLVPAPLSNDNVNKHMPKAVRNFDREQKHIQDLKSNMSTVKSCMEQLKLLYSEDLRKLGDHLRIVSHAASGYRKVVEENRKLYNQIQDLRGNIRVYCRVRPFLPGKVSSSSSVAGIEDRTITLMVPSKYGKDAKKSFTFNSVFGPLATQEEVFTDMQPLVRSVLDGFNVCIFAYGQTGSGKTFTMSGPKILTEEGLGVNYRALNDLFSIQEQRKDTICYEIAVQMMEVYNEQVRDLLQNGGNKKLEIRNNSQKGIAVPDANVVPVTSTSDVIDLMNLGQKNRAVCSTAMNDRSSRSHSCLTVHVQGRDLTSGTVLRGCMHLVDLAGSERVDKSEVVGDRLKEAAHINKSLAALGDVIAALAQKSTHVPYRNSKLTQLLQDSLGGQAKTLMFIHIAPEPDAVSESISTLKFAERVATIELGAAKSNKEGGEVRELKEQIACLRAALARKDGDHESIRSTQSSPDIYRMRTGNASPASRHPIEDGSIENDSALGDLAEHSQFGSSNSLPELGPDGTQDLAFYQRSSPEQQWSWSGSVATEDSDDFEVATNCSSELDCVRPSSAPKASGLTNGGGSAARKTQLKGAKCSDLRVNPAKRSSPLQKKLSAPSPTLIKKSGAEGKKTPNGKTGTKK